From one Cereibacter sphaeroides 2.4.1 genomic stretch:
- a CDS encoding 3-oxoacyl-ACP synthase, which yields MAELRGLAPGLSVVGYGMWTALGPDGPTTVAGLDARLIVSQSGDLREPLTGAALPCFRLAAQHWWAGPSFLSEMLLPVLGECAEQLAALPAPLRRPASEVPVLIAVAPCGRPARPDDLEARLLAELEARLGPLPEGSAVVGAGRVGLPHLIARAARQAGRHPVQILIGVESFLLQEIVDHYADRHRLLSEENSSGFVPGEAAAALIVAPRGMAPGLALKGLGAGREPSGAGGSRDAPVTGEGLTDAIRAALAAAEIPLFDIPIFLGDLNGEHFKFKEAMIATMRLDRLPPENVSRRPRGHPEHWNAIEGLGEIGAALMPAQLGWAFEASRSGRLPQGRALAFAGEDDGARVAIVAAAAGGPVR from the coding sequence ATGGCTGAGCTGCGGGGCCTCGCCCCCGGCCTGTCGGTGGTGGGCTACGGCATGTGGACGGCGCTCGGGCCGGACGGCCCCACGACGGTCGCGGGCCTCGACGCCCGGCTGATCGTCTCGCAGTCGGGCGACCTGCGCGAGCCCCTGACCGGCGCGGCCCTCCCCTGCTTCCGGCTCGCGGCCCAGCATTGGTGGGCGGGGCCGAGCTTCCTGTCCGAGATGCTTCTGCCCGTCCTCGGGGAATGCGCCGAGCAGCTGGCCGCACTGCCCGCGCCGCTCCGGCGACCGGCCTCGGAGGTGCCGGTGCTGATCGCCGTGGCCCCGTGCGGGCGTCCCGCACGCCCGGACGATCTCGAGGCGCGGCTGCTGGCGGAGCTCGAGGCCCGGCTGGGGCCGCTGCCCGAAGGCAGCGCGGTCGTGGGCGCCGGACGGGTGGGTCTGCCGCATCTGATCGCGCGGGCCGCCCGACAGGCGGGCCGTCACCCGGTGCAGATCCTGATCGGGGTCGAGAGCTTCCTTCTGCAGGAGATCGTCGATCACTATGCCGACCGTCACCGGCTTTTGTCCGAGGAGAACAGCTCGGGCTTCGTGCCGGGCGAGGCCGCGGCCGCGCTGATCGTGGCGCCCCGGGGCATGGCGCCCGGTCTGGCGCTGAAGGGCCTCGGCGCGGGCCGCGAGCCTTCGGGTGCAGGCGGCAGCCGCGATGCGCCGGTGACGGGCGAGGGCCTCACCGATGCGATCCGCGCGGCGCTGGCGGCGGCCGAGATCCCGCTCTTCGACATTCCGATCTTTCTCGGCGACCTGAACGGCGAGCATTTCAAGTTCAAGGAGGCGATGATCGCCACGATGCGCCTCGACCGTCTGCCGCCCGAGAATGTCTCCCGGCGGCCGCGGGGTCATCCGGAACATTGGAACGCGATCGAGGGGCTGGGAGAGATCGGCGCGGCGCTGATGCCCGCGCAGCTCGGCTGGGCCTTCGAGGCGTCGCGGAGCGGCCGGCTGCCGCAGGGCCGGGCGCTGGCCTTCGCCGGCGAGGACGATGGCGCACGGGTGGCGATCGTCGCCGCTGCGGCAGGAGGACCTGTCCGGTGA